The Janthinobacterium lividum genome has a window encoding:
- a CDS encoding beta-propeller fold lactonase family protein, producing the protein MFRSLRRLVFSSLCLVSAMSTAQAEVVVVLNSRDATVQLLDQKTYAPLSTFAVGKEPHHLMETPDGKSLIVASSVGNELIFLDPVSGQIQRRISNILDPYQIGFSPDQKWFISNSLRLDRIDLYRYDGKNLTLAKRIPLPKLPSHMAFTADSTMAFITQQGSNQVSAIDLATQTVKWTMPVGPAPAGITMTPDGKHLLVGIMGSDYVEVIDWRTQKTVKRIKAGAGTHNFRALGDNRMTFVSNRVSNTINIIDQQTLENVGTINVPGGPDCMEITPDGKTMWVTLRWIKKVAVIDLTTRKVIKTIPVGRSPHGVYFATHSPRM; encoded by the coding sequence CGAAGTGGTGGTGGTGCTCAATTCCCGTGATGCTACGGTGCAATTGCTGGACCAGAAAACTTATGCTCCCCTGTCCACCTTTGCCGTCGGCAAGGAACCGCACCATCTGATGGAAACGCCGGATGGCAAGTCGCTGATCGTTGCCAGTTCCGTCGGTAACGAGCTGATTTTCCTCGACCCCGTCTCGGGCCAGATTCAGCGCCGCATCAGCAACATCCTCGACCCCTACCAGATCGGTTTTTCGCCAGACCAGAAATGGTTCATTTCCAATTCCTTGCGCCTGGACCGCATCGACCTGTACCGCTACGACGGCAAGAACCTGACCTTGGCCAAGCGCATCCCGCTGCCAAAGCTACCCAGCCACATGGCGTTCACGGCCGACAGCACCATGGCCTTCATTACGCAGCAGGGCAGCAACCAGGTCAGCGCCATCGACCTGGCCACGCAAACCGTGAAATGGACCATGCCTGTCGGCCCGGCACCGGCCGGCATCACGATGACGCCCGATGGCAAGCATTTGCTGGTGGGCATCATGGGCAGCGATTACGTGGAGGTGATCGACTGGCGCACGCAAAAGACCGTCAAGCGCATCAAGGCGGGCGCCGGCACGCACAATTTCCGCGCGCTCGGTGACAACCGCATGACATTTGTCTCGAACCGCGTCTCGAACACGATCAACATCATCGACCAGCAAACGCTGGAAAACGTGGGCACCATCAATGTGCCCGGTGGCCCCGATTGCATGGAAATCACGCCCGATGGCAAAACCATGTGGGTGACCCTGCGCTGGATCAAGAAAGTGGCCGTGATCGACCTGACGACGCGCAAGGTGATCAAGACCATACCGGTGGGCCGCTCGCCCCACGGCGTATATTTCGCCACTCACTCGCCGCGCATGTGA